The candidate division KSB1 bacterium genome includes a window with the following:
- a CDS encoding type Z 30S ribosomal protein S14 yields MARTSCIAKMKKPQKFAVRHRNRCSRCGRPRGYLRKFGLCRICFRELAGQGMIPGVIKSSW; encoded by the coding sequence TTGGCCCGAACATCGTGCATCGCGAAGATGAAGAAACCCCAGAAGTTTGCAGTGCGTCACCGCAATCGTTGCAGCCGGTGTGGTCGACCACGTGGCTATCTGCGCAAGTTTGGCCTTTGCCGCATCTGCTTTCGGGAACTGGCCGGCCAGGGCATGATCCCGGGTGTCATCAAGTCCAGCTGGTGA